A window of Phyllobacterium sp. T1293 contains these coding sequences:
- a CDS encoding alpha/beta fold hydrolase: protein MKFFDNDGLKLAYIDEGEGEPILLIHGFASSHFYNWVQPGWVPTLTAAGYRAIAIDNRGHGQSDKPHEKSLYTPTLMAGDAAALLKHLGIKKAHVMGYSMGARITAFLALEHPELVHDVIFGGLGIGMVEGAGDWNPIAEALLADDAESVTHPRGKMFRMFADKTKSDKIALAACVITSKEEISEANMARITQPALVAVGTKDDIGGSPHKLAALMPHGEAIDIPNRDHMLAVGDKVFKEAVVKFLKEHPL from the coding sequence ATGAAATTCTTTGACAATGACGGATTGAAGCTCGCTTATATTGATGAAGGCGAGGGCGAACCGATCCTGCTCATCCATGGCTTTGCCTCCTCGCATTTTTACAATTGGGTTCAACCGGGCTGGGTTCCGACGCTGACAGCCGCTGGCTACCGGGCGATTGCCATTGACAACCGTGGTCATGGCCAATCCGACAAGCCGCACGAGAAATCACTGTATACGCCGACACTGATGGCGGGTGACGCTGCTGCATTACTCAAGCATCTCGGTATCAAAAAAGCCCATGTGATGGGCTATTCCATGGGCGCGCGCATTACTGCCTTTCTGGCGCTGGAACATCCTGAACTGGTGCATGATGTCATTTTTGGCGGGCTTGGTATCGGCATGGTCGAAGGCGCCGGTGACTGGAATCCCATTGCCGAGGCACTCTTGGCTGATGACGCTGAATCAGTGACGCATCCGCGCGGAAAAATGTTCCGCATGTTTGCTGATAAAACCAAGAGCGACAAGATTGCCCTAGCCGCCTGTGTGATCACCTCGAAGGAGGAAATCAGCGAAGCCAATATGGCACGCATCACCCAGCCTGCGCTGGTTGCCGTGGGCACCAAGGACGATATCGGTGGTAGTCCGCATAAGCTGGCGGCCCTGATGCCGCATGGAGAGGCCATCGATATCCCAAACCGCGATCATATGCTTGCGGTGGGCGACAAGGTGTTCAAGGAAGCCGTCGTCAAATTCCTCAAAGAACACCCGCTTTAA
- a CDS encoding DUF2267 domain-containing protein, with translation MTQPQDIVHASKQFQDWLTALKQQADFSTHNQSFASMRSVLHAIRRHMDMEAVLTFADALPPLPRGLFIEGWRPAPAQPLESEQALVRAVYKDLTAHHSPPDTIVRDVIKVLAAHLDAHAATVARVQLPAVLRPLWPQKNRMH, from the coding sequence ATGACCCAACCTCAGGACATTGTTCACGCGTCAAAGCAATTTCAGGATTGGCTCACCGCTCTTAAACAACAGGCTGATTTCTCCACCCATAATCAGAGTTTTGCCAGTATGCGCAGCGTGCTGCACGCTATCCGGCGGCACATGGATATGGAAGCGGTGTTGACCTTTGCCGACGCACTGCCGCCATTACCGCGTGGGCTATTCATCGAGGGTTGGCGCCCTGCCCCTGCACAACCGCTTGAATCCGAGCAGGCTCTTGTACGGGCGGTCTATAAGGACCTCACGGCACATCACAGTCCGCCCGATACAATCGTTCGTGATGTGATCAAAGTTCTGGCCGCGCATCTGGATGCCCATGCGGCTACAGTAGCGCGGGTGCAACTGCCAGCCGTTCTGCGGCCACTTTGGCCGCAGAAGAACAGAATGCACTGA
- a CDS encoding GNAT family N-acetyltransferase, translating into MTDDLNWRVEEACFNAWPSPRQVIHGGWLMRFSGGSIRRANSVNPLRGPRAEPAGVIDAAEKLYSSLGRGFIFRVPSIANEMEPHLVERGYRFEGGSAVLYCDLKQRNAETAPAAELCREMTPGWLRESKRISGWSEEDHSAFIDTIASLVVLKAFASVSLDGKIVAKAYGAISNGLLVLESVATDPDYRKRGYGQRVVGTLLDWAKDEGAMAACLQVLADNPPARALYASLGFDRELYSYHYRRKP; encoded by the coding sequence GTGACGGATGATCTGAATTGGCGTGTTGAGGAAGCCTGTTTCAATGCTTGGCCATCGCCAAGGCAGGTCATTCATGGCGGCTGGCTGATGCGGTTTTCCGGCGGCAGCATTCGCCGTGCCAATTCCGTCAATCCCTTGCGCGGTCCGCGCGCGGAACCGGCAGGCGTTATCGACGCTGCGGAAAAGCTCTATAGTTCGCTTGGCCGTGGCTTCATTTTCCGTGTTCCCAGCATTGCCAATGAAATGGAGCCTCATCTGGTTGAACGCGGCTATCGTTTTGAGGGCGGTAGTGCGGTGCTTTATTGCGATCTCAAACAACGCAACGCGGAAACCGCTCCAGCCGCCGAGCTTTGCCGCGAGATGACGCCGGGCTGGCTGCGCGAAAGCAAGCGCATATCAGGCTGGTCCGAAGAGGACCACAGCGCATTCATCGATACGATCGCGTCCCTCGTTGTGCTCAAAGCCTTTGCTTCGGTCAGCTTGGACGGCAAAATCGTCGCCAAGGCCTATGGTGCGATCAGCAATGGTCTGCTGGTGCTGGAATCCGTTGCCACCGACCCGGATTACCGTAAGCGCGGCTACGGTCAGCGGGTCGTCGGAACCTTGCTCGACTGGGCGAAAGATGAAGGTGCGATGGCAGCATGCTTGCAGGTTCTTGCTGACAATCCACCCGCCAGAGCGCTCTATGCCTCGCTGGGTTTTGACAGGGAACTCTATAGTTATCACTATCGTAGGAAGCCTTGA
- a CDS encoding DUF192 domain-containing protein codes for MTRSIRLCRSLLIGFFVLAFAVLPVRAADQQPMHLAIDAAPLVINTAKGDVPFRVEVADTDEERERGLMFRTDLKDNSAMLFVFEESRLVTMWMENTPSALDMIFLDENGRVSAIRENAVPFSRATISSGGAARFVIEVKAGTARRLGVAVGDKVHHPAIAAVCGKCARK; via the coding sequence ATGACTCGATCGATCAGATTGTGCCGATCTCTCCTGATCGGCTTTTTTGTGCTCGCTTTTGCCGTATTGCCCGTGCGCGCAGCCGATCAGCAACCGATGCATCTGGCAATCGACGCGGCGCCGCTCGTCATCAACACCGCAAAGGGCGATGTGCCCTTTCGGGTTGAAGTGGCCGATACGGACGAGGAACGCGAGCGCGGCCTGATGTTCCGCACCGATCTGAAAGACAACAGCGCCATGCTGTTTGTGTTTGAGGAAAGCCGTCTGGTCACCATGTGGATGGAAAACACGCCTTCGGCACTCGATATGATTTTCCTCGATGAAAACGGGCGCGTCTCGGCTATTCGCGAAAATGCGGTGCCGTTTTCCCGCGCGACAATTTCCTCAGGCGGTGCCGCGCGGTTCGTTATCGAAGTCAAGGCTGGCACGGCCCGGCGGTTGGGCGTTGCGGTTGGTGATAAGGTTCATCATCCAGCCATTGCAGCAGTTTGCGGCAAGTGTGCGAGGAAATAG
- a CDS encoding acyl-CoA carboxylase subunit beta, which yields MKDVLIELERRRTIAREGGGKTRIDAQHKRGKLTARERIDIFLDEGSFEEFDMFVEHRSTDFGMEDTKFAGDGVVTGWGTINGRTVFVFAKDFTVFGGSLSEAHAEKVQKIQDMALRNRAPVIGLYDAGGARIQEGVAALGGYAEIFQRNVLASGVIPQISVIMGPCAGGDVYSPAMTDFIFMVRDTSYMFVTGPDVVKTVTNETVTAEQLGGASIHTTKSSIADGAYDNDVAALLQMRRLIDFLPASNTAEIPEIECFQSTEEPDHSLDRLVPDNANKPYDIKELIRKTVDEADFFEIQESFAKNIVVGFGRVEGRTVGIVGNQPMVLAGVLDSDASRKAARFVRFCDCFSIPIVTFVDVPGFLPGTAQEYGGLIKHGAKLLFAYAEATVPKITIITRKAYGGAYDVMASKHLRGDINYAWPSAQIAVMGAKGAVEIIYRKDIGDAEKIAAHTKRYEDRFLSPFVAAERGYIDEVIMPHSTRKRVSRALRMLRNKDLENPWKKHDNIPL from the coding sequence ATGAAGGATGTGTTGATCGAGCTGGAGCGCCGCAGGACCATTGCGCGCGAGGGTGGTGGCAAAACGCGGATCGATGCCCAGCACAAGCGTGGCAAGCTGACCGCGCGGGAGCGCATCGACATCTTTCTCGATGAAGGCTCCTTTGAAGAGTTCGACATGTTCGTCGAACACCGCTCCACCGATTTCGGCATGGAAGACACCAAATTCGCTGGCGACGGCGTTGTCACCGGCTGGGGCACGATCAACGGGCGCACAGTTTTCGTCTTCGCCAAGGACTTTACCGTATTCGGCGGCTCCCTCTCCGAAGCCCATGCGGAAAAAGTACAGAAAATTCAGGATATGGCGCTGCGCAATCGCGCCCCTGTCATCGGGCTTTACGATGCGGGCGGTGCGCGCATTCAGGAAGGCGTGGCAGCGCTCGGCGGCTATGCGGAGATTTTCCAGCGCAATGTGCTGGCATCGGGCGTCATTCCACAGATCTCGGTGATTATGGGACCATGTGCTGGCGGTGACGTCTATTCCCCCGCCATGACCGATTTCATCTTCATGGTGCGCGATACATCCTACATGTTCGTCACCGGGCCGGATGTGGTCAAAACCGTGACCAACGAGACGGTCACGGCGGAGCAGCTCGGCGGTGCATCAATCCATACGACGAAATCGTCAATTGCCGATGGTGCCTATGACAATGATGTGGCTGCGCTATTGCAGATGCGGCGGCTGATCGATTTTCTTCCGGCGTCCAACACGGCTGAAATTCCTGAAATCGAATGTTTCCAGAGCACGGAAGAGCCTGACCATTCGCTCGACCGACTGGTGCCTGACAATGCCAACAAGCCCTATGACATCAAGGAACTGATCCGCAAAACCGTCGATGAGGCGGACTTTTTCGAAATTCAGGAAAGTTTTGCCAAAAACATCGTTGTCGGCTTTGGCCGTGTCGAAGGGCGCACTGTCGGTATCGTCGGCAATCAGCCCATGGTTCTGGCCGGTGTGCTCGACAGCGATGCATCACGCAAGGCAGCACGCTTTGTGCGCTTCTGCGATTGCTTCAGCATTCCGATTGTCACCTTTGTCGATGTTCCGGGCTTCCTTCCCGGCACGGCGCAGGAATATGGTGGCCTGATCAAGCATGGTGCAAAGCTGCTCTTCGCCTATGCGGAGGCGACAGTGCCAAAAATCACCATCATCACGCGCAAGGCCTATGGCGGTGCCTATGACGTGATGGCGTCAAAGCATCTGCGCGGCGATATCAATTATGCATGGCCCTCGGCGCAGATCGCCGTCATGGGTGCCAAAGGTGCGGTTGAAATCATCTATCGCAAGGATATTGGCGATGCGGAGAAAATCGCGGCGCATACAAAGCGTTACGAGGATCGTTTCCTGTCGCCGTTCGTGGCTGCCGAGCGCGGTTATATTGATGAAGTGATCATGCCCCATTCCACGCGCAAGCGGGTTTCACGGGCACTGCGCATGTTGCGCAACAAGGATCTCGAAAATCCCTGGAAGAAACATGACAATATCCCGCTTTAA
- a CDS encoding helix-turn-helix transcriptional regulator produces the protein MLTTGNQIKAARALAGMGQKSLADAASVGINTIRNFEASGKEAVQGRIGTREAIRNALFKAGVELLDDGQPSTSGLGVRLRKE, from the coding sequence TTGCTGACAACTGGGAACCAGATCAAAGCTGCACGTGCATTGGCAGGTATGGGACAAAAATCCCTTGCCGATGCGGCCAGTGTTGGAATCAACACGATCCGTAACTTCGAAGCCTCAGGCAAAGAGGCCGTCCAAGGCAGGATTGGCACTCGGGAAGCAATACGAAATGCGCTTTTCAAAGCCGGTGTGGAACTGCTCGATGATGGACAGCCATCAACCAGCGGTCTTGGCGTCAGGCTTCGGAAAGAATGA
- a CDS encoding helix-turn-helix domain-containing protein, with product MISPAQCRAGRALLQWSQQQLADAAHIGVVTVRQFESGAAEPRHATLDVMKRAFEAAGVIFEARGEMVPGGPGVRLAEG from the coding sequence TTGATCTCCCCTGCCCAATGCCGCGCAGGTCGTGCCCTTCTCCAATGGTCTCAACAACAGCTTGCGGACGCGGCCCATATCGGCGTCGTGACCGTACGGCAGTTCGAAAGCGGTGCGGCTGAACCGCGCCACGCGACACTTGATGTCATGAAACGCGCTTTCGAGGCCGCCGGGGTCATTTTTGAAGCTCGCGGTGAAATGGTTCCCGGCGGCCCCGGCGTTCGTCTCGCGGAAGGATAA
- a CDS encoding VOC family protein, translating to MRYLHTMVRVRDVAESLDFYCNKFGLEEIRRTENEKGRFTLIFLAAPDDKGRAVAERAPELELTFNWDPETYTGGRNFGHLAYAVENIYETCQTLQDKGVTINRPPRDGNMAFIRSPDGISIELIQKGPALPPQEPWLSMPNTGSW from the coding sequence ATGCGCTATCTTCACACAATGGTCCGCGTCCGCGATGTCGCTGAATCGCTGGATTTTTACTGCAATAAATTTGGCCTTGAGGAGATCAGGCGTACGGAAAACGAAAAAGGCCGCTTCACGCTGATCTTTCTGGCGGCACCTGACGATAAGGGGCGCGCGGTCGCCGAACGGGCACCGGAACTGGAACTGACATTCAACTGGGACCCGGAAACCTATACGGGCGGGCGCAATTTCGGCCACCTCGCCTATGCCGTCGAGAACATCTATGAGACCTGCCAGACTCTGCAGGACAAGGGTGTTACCATCAATCGCCCGCCGCGCGACGGCAATATGGCCTTCATCCGCTCGCCCGATGGCATTTCCATCGAACTCATCCAGAAAGGTCCCGCTCTGCCGCCGCAGGAGCCGTGGCTGTCCATGCCGAACACCGGCAGCTGGTAA
- a CDS encoding helix-turn-helix domain-containing protein, with the protein MINPDQCRAARALANMSQDDLAKAAKVGLSTVRNFETGRSVPVTNNLEAITRVLQEKVVFLADGENIDGASGVRLRSPMSPSTP; encoded by the coding sequence TTGATAAACCCCGATCAATGCAGAGCAGCGCGGGCACTGGCCAATATGTCCCAAGATGATCTGGCCAAGGCTGCCAAAGTGGGCCTGTCGACAGTTCGCAATTTCGAAACTGGCCGGTCCGTACCCGTCACCAATAATCTGGAAGCGATAACGCGGGTGCTTCAAGAGAAAGTTGTTTTCCTCGCAGATGGGGAGAATATTGATGGTGCCTCCGGTGTGAGGCTTCGCAGCCCGATGAGTCCATCTACTCCATAA
- a CDS encoding YjgN family protein translates to MEGSPQSHFGRPAEYTGHRFSFSGSAKEYFGIWIVNVLLTIITLGIYSAWAKVRRNRYFYGNTKLADSWFDYHARPTQILLGRIIVIGYLIIYNLLLHFLPIAGFMLALVFLIAVPWLIVRGLRFSARVTSYRNVRFDFVGGYWGAVRAFFLGSIVSGITLGILAPIASRWMLRYTLGNLRYGGKEFSPDPTLGSLYRVWVLPAVLTLIGLVLFAIVALGASAGLQAMRNMNIPGDQTGELAFILIVYLIFIPILLIYAVTGLLYTAGIRNAGFSATTFDNRHYLFSDMPRWRYAWVVISNLIVTLLTFGLMRPWAAVRLARFHADYTAIVFDGDVGEIFSDIKDTGSAVGSEFMDIEGIDFGF, encoded by the coding sequence ATGGAAGGCTCACCGCAAAGTCATTTTGGCCGCCCGGCTGAATACACAGGTCATCGATTTTCGTTTTCCGGTAGTGCAAAGGAATATTTTGGCATCTGGATCGTCAATGTACTTCTGACGATTATCACCCTCGGCATTTATTCTGCCTGGGCCAAGGTACGGCGTAACCGCTATTTCTACGGCAATACCAAACTCGCAGATAGCTGGTTCGATTATCACGCCCGGCCAACGCAGATTTTGCTCGGCCGCATCATCGTAATCGGCTACCTCATCATCTACAACCTGTTGCTGCATTTTCTGCCGATCGCCGGTTTCATGCTGGCGCTTGTTTTCCTTATCGCGGTTCCGTGGCTGATCGTGCGTGGCCTTCGCTTCAGTGCGCGTGTGACGAGCTATCGCAATGTGCGTTTTGATTTTGTTGGCGGCTATTGGGGGGCTGTAAGAGCCTTCTTTCTTGGCAGCATAGTGTCTGGCATTACTCTTGGTATCCTCGCGCCAATCGCCAGCCGTTGGATGTTGCGTTATACGCTGGGCAACCTGCGGTATGGCGGCAAGGAATTTTCGCCTGATCCAACACTTGGTTCGCTTTATCGCGTTTGGGTTTTACCGGCGGTCCTCACCCTTATTGGACTGGTCCTTTTCGCAATCGTTGCTTTGGGCGCATCGGCTGGACTGCAGGCCATGAGGAATATGAATATTCCCGGTGATCAGACCGGCGAACTTGCATTCATTCTCATAGTCTATCTGATTTTCATTCCGATTTTGCTTATCTACGCCGTAACGGGCTTGCTTTACACCGCAGGCATCCGCAATGCCGGCTTTAGCGCCACCACGTTTGACAATCGTCATTATCTCTTCTCGGATATGCCAAGATGGCGTTATGCCTGGGTGGTTATTTCCAATCTCATCGTGACGCTGTTGACGTTCGGGCTGATGCGGCCATGGGCTGCTGTCAGGCTCGCCCGCTTCCATGCCGATTACACCGCTATTGTGTTTGATGGCGATGTCGGCGAAATCTTCTCCGATATCAAGGATACCGGCTCGGCCGTCGGGTCGGAGTTCATGGATATAGAGGGCATCGATTTTGGCTTCTGA
- a CDS encoding M48 family metallopeptidase, with amino-acid sequence MASDTGKITTGLWYREGSSAGREASLIFADDTVSVIAADGTVLSAATFANTEISDRVGSIPRRLTFGDQTNFQTSDNDAIDRLVASQKGSRAGWVHRAEGFHPRLLLFVVLTIVFAFSIYRFAVPALVEVAVLVTPPVVPELMSKGTLQTLDTTVFSASTLPDDQKSKLQDGFGKIAAKSDRGAGGFDLQFREGGVIGPNAFALPDGTVIITDELIKLADGDTEMLLGVLAHEIGHVELKHSLRQLYRAAGVTGLIMLIGGDIGDSTHDILVQGGGLLALSYSRAYESAADRHSVELMLKAGYDPTAISRFFAMAEDKLNDHSSTSILETHPGTPERRQMVLDYAQELKAKAVVPAR; translated from the coding sequence TTGGCTTCTGACACCGGCAAAATAACGACTGGTCTCTGGTACCGCGAAGGTTCAAGCGCGGGCAGGGAGGCCAGTCTCATATTTGCCGATGATACAGTCTCTGTCATTGCTGCGGATGGGACAGTTCTGTCCGCAGCCACCTTCGCAAACACCGAGATCAGTGATCGGGTCGGCTCCATTCCGCGGCGGCTGACCTTTGGCGATCAGACCAATTTCCAGACATCTGATAATGACGCCATCGACAGGCTGGTTGCCTCGCAAAAGGGCAGCCGTGCCGGATGGGTACACCGCGCGGAAGGTTTTCACCCGCGCCTGCTGCTGTTTGTTGTCCTGACAATCGTTTTTGCCTTCTCCATCTATCGCTTTGCTGTGCCAGCTCTGGTTGAGGTTGCCGTTCTGGTTACGCCGCCAGTTGTGCCGGAGCTTATGTCCAAAGGCACATTGCAAACGCTGGATACGACAGTCTTCTCGGCAAGCACCCTGCCGGATGATCAAAAAAGCAAATTGCAGGATGGCTTTGGAAAAATCGCAGCCAAGTCGGATCGTGGGGCAGGTGGTTTTGATCTGCAATTTCGTGAAGGCGGTGTTATCGGCCCCAATGCATTTGCACTGCCCGATGGTACGGTTATCATCACCGATGAACTGATAAAACTCGCCGATGGCGACACGGAAATGCTTTTGGGCGTGCTTGCCCACGAAATTGGCCATGTGGAGCTAAAGCATAGTCTGCGCCAGCTTTACCGTGCGGCAGGCGTGACCGGGCTGATTATGCTGATCGGCGGCGATATTGGTGACAGTACCCATGATATTCTGGTGCAGGGCGGCGGCCTGCTGGCGCTGTCCTATTCCCGCGCCTATGAAAGCGCAGCCGACCGGCACAGTGTCGAGCTGATGCTGAAGGCGGGTTACGATCCGACCGCCATTTCACGTTTCTTTGCGATGGCAGAGGACAAGCTGAACGACCACAGTTCGACCAGCATTCTCGAAACCCACCCCGGCACCCCCGAACGCCGCCAAATGGTGCTTGACTATGCGCAGGAGTTGAAGGCGAAGGCAGTGGTTCCGGCAAGATAA
- a CDS encoding BrnT family toxin, producing MKIVWDEPKRIANIEKHGLDFVDLPIEFFATSIPRPAKKGRLQTIGYMGDELISVIFVALGTEAISVISMRPAKRTERNLI from the coding sequence ATGAAGATCGTATGGGATGAACCGAAGCGGATTGCTAATATCGAGAAACACGGCCTCGATTTTGTCGATTTGCCTATCGAGTTTTTCGCAACCTCGATACCACGCCCGGCAAAAAAGGGGCGCCTCCAGACGATAGGTTATATGGGAGACGAACTGATTTCTGTTATTTTCGTTGCTCTTGGCACAGAAGCGATATCCGTGATTTCAATGCGTCCTGCCAAAAGAACAGAAAGGAACTTGATATGA
- a CDS encoding GFA family protein yields MGILASCHCGAIKFEVSEAPATATVCTCTFCTKRGTLWAYYTPDQVKLTVTPEADAIYNRNGFNKHHHCNVCGCGTYSQVPSWTDYKPDFENPRISVKIRLFDDFDIASVPTEIIDGKNLW; encoded by the coding sequence ATGGGTATTCTGGCAAGCTGTCACTGCGGTGCAATCAAGTTTGAAGTAAGCGAAGCTCCGGCCACGGCAACCGTGTGTACCTGCACCTTCTGCACAAAGCGCGGAACATTGTGGGCCTATTACACACCCGATCAGGTCAAGCTGACCGTCACGCCTGAGGCGGATGCTATCTACAATCGCAATGGTTTCAACAAGCATCACCATTGTAATGTTTGCGGTTGCGGCACCTATTCGCAGGTTCCGTCCTGGACAGACTACAAGCCCGACTTTGAAAACCCGCGTATTTCCGTCAAAATCCGCCTTTTCGACGATTTCGATATTGCTTCTGTGCCGACAGAAATCATAGACGGCAAGAATCTCTGGTAG
- a CDS encoding helix-turn-helix domain-containing protein, which translates to MLTTGNQLRAARALIDMDQTTLAKSAGLNINTISAMEKKGATGLTSGLDKIYKIMRVLEAAGVEFLNHGQPGVRLRKDR; encoded by the coding sequence TTGCTCACGACTGGCAATCAGCTTCGTGCCGCACGCGCACTTATTGATATGGATCAAACAACACTCGCCAAAAGTGCGGGTCTGAACATCAACACCATAAGCGCCATGGAAAAGAAGGGAGCGACTGGACTTACAAGCGGGCTCGACAAAATATACAAAATCATGCGCGTTCTTGAGGCAGCCGGTGTGGAATTCCTGAACCATGGCCAACCCGGCGTGCGCCTACGTAAGGACAGATGA
- a CDS encoding BrnA antitoxin family protein, which translates to MTIKSQTKRAASAETKKEIAHGRGVLQNDFTPGRGYTQEDWDDVSDNPEWTEADIKNAKPFKDVFPELYESIQRARGRPPVDTPKKQITLRVDQDVIAKFKATGKGWQSRINEVLKQAKVK; encoded by the coding sequence ATGACCATCAAGAGCCAGACAAAGCGGGCAGCTTCCGCCGAAACAAAAAAAGAAATAGCCCACGGACGTGGCGTTTTGCAAAACGACTTCACTCCGGGTCGCGGCTATACACAAGAAGACTGGGACGACGTTTCTGACAATCCGGAATGGACTGAAGCGGACATAAAAAATGCCAAGCCTTTCAAGGACGTATTTCCGGAATTGTATGAAAGCATTCAACGCGCCCGAGGGCGTCCACCCGTCGATACTCCCAAAAAGCAGATAACGCTTCGCGTCGATCAGGATGTGATCGCCAAGTTCAAAGCGACGGGCAAAGGCTGGCAAAGCCGTATCAACGAAGTGCTCAAACAGGCAAAGGTGAAATAG
- a CDS encoding cold-shock protein translates to MSDRPVSAQHSPDDEQLSDGLDLIEVAGAIKWFDVAKGYGFVVPDNSDLPDILLHVTCLRRDGFQTALEGSRVVCEVKQGERGMQCFRVLSMDSSTAVHPTELPPVRTHVTVTPSSGLERVLVKWFNRTKGFGFLTRGEGTEDIFIHMETLRRFGLTELRPGQVVLIRFGNGDKGLMASEVHPDIGTQLPASH, encoded by the coding sequence ATGTCAGACAGACCAGTATCAGCCCAGCATTCCCCCGATGATGAACAATTGTCCGATGGCCTCGACCTCATCGAGGTTGCGGGCGCTATCAAATGGTTCGACGTCGCCAAGGGATATGGTTTTGTTGTCCCTGATAATTCTGATCTGCCAGATATTCTTCTGCATGTGACCTGCCTGCGCCGTGATGGCTTTCAGACAGCGCTTGAGGGTTCGCGCGTTGTTTGCGAGGTCAAGCAGGGCGAGCGCGGTATGCAGTGTTTTCGCGTCCTTTCCATGGACAGCTCCACCGCCGTCCACCCAACGGAACTGCCGCCAGTGCGCACACATGTCACAGTCACGCCTTCGAGCGGTCTGGAACGCGTTCTGGTCAAATGGTTCAACCGGACCAAGGGCTTTGGCTTTCTTACCCGCGGCGAAGGCACCGAGGATATTTTCATCCATATGGAAACCCTGCGCCGCTTCGGTCTGACCGAACTGCGTCCGGGACAGGTCGTCCTCATTCGCTTTGGCAATGGCGACAAGGGCCTGATGGCATCCGAGGTTCACCCCGATATCGGCACGCAACTGCCGGCATCCCATTAA